A stretch of the Notamacropus eugenii isolate mMacEug1 chromosome 2, mMacEug1.pri_v2, whole genome shotgun sequence genome encodes the following:
- the LOC140524796 gene encoding interferon-induced transmembrane protein 3-like encodes MSDHTVIAMQSEGPEKGLRANPPRDYLLFSLFNILVLGNPCCLSFMALVYSVKSRDRKLTGDMNGALNYANTSKQLNIGAIILNVFLLIVFIILFFLYVVPSIQAMSKH; translated from the exons ATGTCTGATCACACTGTCATCGCCATGCAGAGCGAGGGACCAGAGAAGGGGCTCCGTGCGAACCCTCCTCGTGACTATCTGCTGTTCTCCCTCTTCAACATCCTAGTGTTGGGGAACCCGTGCTGTCTCAGCTTCATGGCGCTCGTTTATTCGGTCAAG TCCAGGGACCGGAAGCTGACTGGGGACATGAATGGGGCCTTGAACTATGCAAACACCTCCAAACAGCTGAACATTGGTGCCATCATCCTGAATGTGTTCCTCCTCATCGTCTTcatcatcttattttttctttatgtggTTCCTTCGATCCAGGCCATGTCCAAACACTAG